In Acidianus brierleyi, one genomic interval encodes:
- a CDS encoding IS200/IS605 family accessory protein TnpB-related protein: MLKTLKRTVRVESDFLNEWKYRVLREVEEYQKKIVNEMIEIILSEALPTTRKKLHERFYNHYKEKYPFLPSRVIEGAYIVAGRIVKSFRERRKKGLTRKDKPEYKRVVITIPNMVNWRFNRISVSVVTHKGWVEIPLKFTKQFTRYVYEGWRVSQELKLRLIGRKVLVWLTFEKEVEVESKEGNYISIDVNENNVTLAVFEGFKLKELRRYETGLGRIVMNYSLRREEITKGHSTKDELVKKKLRKLREKERKIDVLRKTVKRITELARDLKAKVVVGKFSSRSKEKMESNKNDKLRHRIHQWSVVKFVDMLKTQPIEVAEVSESYTSSINPFNGEKLRKGKQVVEKVIKVFNPYLMTGSAHEGGGIRVFKVNARYLESGEVLLERDSIAPLNIVKKVDGRVLVFPSTSPKDLRVTVYDPLRGVPVAELEVIKSKEKLRHG, encoded by the coding sequence GTGTTGAAGACCTTAAAAAGGACGGTTAGGGTAGAGAGCGACTTCTTGAACGAGTGGAAATACCGCGTTCTTAGGGAGGTTGAGGAATATCAGAAGAAGATTGTTAATGAAATGATTGAGATAATACTCTCCGAGGCTTTACCAACCACTAGGAAGAAGTTGCATGAAAGATTTTACAATCATTATAAGGAGAAGTACCCCTTCCTACCTTCTAGAGTTATTGAAGGTGCTTATATCGTAGCCGGAAGGATTGTTAAGAGCTTTAGGGAGAGGAGGAAGAAAGGGCTAACGAGGAAGGATAAACCGGAGTACAAGAGAGTTGTAATCACTATTCCTAACATGGTTAATTGGAGGTTTAATAGAATTTCTGTCAGTGTCGTAACTCACAAGGGTTGGGTTGAGATACCCCTCAAGTTCACTAAACAATTTACCCGCTACGTATATGAAGGTTGGAGGGTTTCACAAGAGCTTAAGCTGAGGTTAATAGGTAGGAAAGTCCTAGTTTGGTTGACTTTTGAGAAGGAGGTTGAGGTTGAGTCTAAGGAGGGTAATTATATTTCTATTGACGTTAATGAGAATAACGTCACTTTAGCGGTTTTTGAAGGTTTTAAACTCAAGGAGTTGAGGAGATATGAGACCGGGTTAGGTAGGATTGTCATGAACTATTCCCTGAGGAGGGAGGAGATTACTAAAGGACACTCAACTAAGGACGAACTGGTTAAGAAGAAGTTGAGGAAATTAAGGGAAAAAGAGAGGAAAATTGACGTTTTGAGGAAGACTGTAAAAAGGATAACAGAGCTTGCTAGGGATTTAAAGGCTAAAGTTGTAGTAGGTAAGTTTTCCTCAAGGTCTAAGGAGAAGATGGAGAGTAATAAAAATGATAAGCTTAGGCATAGGATTCACCAGTGGAGTGTTGTTAAATTCGTGGATATGTTGAAAACTCAGCCGATAGAGGTTGCGGAGGTTTCTGAGTCATATACTTCCTCTATTAACCCATTTAACGGTGAGAAGTTGAGGAAGGGTAAGCAAGTAGTTGAGAAGGTTATCAAGGTTTTTAACCCCTACCTGATGACGGGCTCTGCTCACGAGGGTGGGGGTATTAGAGTTTTCAAGGTGAACGCTAGGTATTTGGAGAGTGGTGAAGTTTTGTTGGAGAGGGATTCTATTGCTCCTCTTAACATTGTGAAAAAGGTGGATGGGAGGGTATTGGTGTTTCCCTCGACTAGCCCCAAGGACTTAAGGGTGACTGTGTATGATCCCTTGAGAGGGGTGCCAGTGGCGGAATTAGAAGTAATTAAAAGTAAGGAAAAGTTACGCCACGGGTAA
- a CDS encoding phosphorylating glyceraldehyde-3-phosphate dehydrogenase → MIRVSVNGYGTIGKRVAEAIMLQPDMELVGVSKTSPNMEALVAQSKGIKIFSPDESSKKFEESGIKISGNIEDMIKYSDIIVDATPNGVGAQYKTLYEKYEKRAIFQGGEKPNVADVSFSALCNYDEALNKKYVRVVSCNTTALLRTICTLSKLGKIDKVRATIVRRAADPKEFKKGPINALVLDPATIPSHHAKDVNSVLKDLDIITSAIIAPTTLMHVHLLNVTFKQQIDKEDIVSIFLNTPRIVMVSSRSKISSTAEIIEVARDLGKMRNDIREVVVFEDSIYTKGSEVFLTYAVHQESIVVPENIDAIRAINGISADESIKITNTSQGISGGYII, encoded by the coding sequence TTGATTAGAGTATCAGTTAACGGATATGGCACAATAGGGAAAAGAGTTGCAGAAGCTATAATGTTGCAACCAGATATGGAATTAGTTGGAGTTTCAAAGACTAGCCCTAATATGGAAGCGTTAGTTGCTCAAAGTAAAGGAATAAAGATATTTTCTCCTGATGAATCTTCAAAAAAATTTGAGGAGTCAGGAATAAAGATATCAGGAAACATAGAGGATATGATCAAATACTCCGATATTATTGTCGATGCTACTCCAAACGGTGTTGGGGCTCAATATAAAACATTATATGAAAAATATGAAAAAAGAGCTATTTTCCAAGGTGGAGAAAAACCTAATGTTGCTGACGTATCCTTTTCAGCATTATGTAATTATGACGAAGCGTTAAATAAGAAATACGTAAGAGTAGTATCTTGCAATACTACAGCTCTTTTAAGGACAATTTGCACACTATCAAAACTAGGAAAGATAGATAAAGTAAGGGCTACTATAGTAAGACGAGCTGCAGATCCTAAAGAATTCAAAAAGGGACCAATAAATGCATTAGTATTAGACCCAGCTACTATTCCTAGTCATCATGCTAAAGACGTTAACAGCGTGCTTAAAGATCTCGATATAATAACTAGTGCAATAATAGCCCCTACAACTCTTATGCATGTTCATTTGCTTAATGTTACTTTTAAGCAACAAATAGATAAGGAAGATATAGTGAGTATATTCTTAAATACTCCTAGAATAGTTATGGTTAGCTCTAGATCTAAGATTTCTTCTACTGCGGAAATTATAGAAGTAGCTAGAGATTTAGGTAAAATGAGAAACGATATTAGGGAGGTAGTAGTATTCGAGGATTCAATATATACTAAAGGTTCTGAGGTATTTCTGACCTATGCAGTTCATCAAGAATCTATAGTAGTGCCAGAAAATATAGATGCTATAAGAGCTATTAATGGTATATCTGCTGATGAATCAATAAAAATAACAAATACATCACAAGGAATTAGTGGGGGATATATAATATGA
- a CDS encoding YybH family protein produces MFNYQKFEKDFIEAWNSHDIEYLLSFYTDELVYIHPGEHPRVIKGKEQFKKYLEVF; encoded by the coding sequence ATGTTTAATTATCAAAAATTTGAAAAAGATTTCATAGAAGCATGGAATTCACACGACATAGAATATTTGTTAAGTTTTTACACAGACGAGTTAGTTTATATACACCCAGGTGAGCATCCTAGAGTAATTAAGGGGAAAGAACAATTTAAAAAGTACCTAGAAGTTTTTTAA
- a CDS encoding IS607 family transposase codes for MERYLTPSEVAEIFGMSRSGVIKWIREGKIKAVEINGRWRIPYSEIERLLSGGGRVKQVAIYARVSSNTQKDDLERQLDALREWVKKTFGEVSVIEIKDIGSGLKEDREGLKKLIELAKRRQIDAVVVAYKDRLTRFGFEVKLFKAYGANVVVAFQDDKDYMQELVEDFVEIVKSFASRIYGQEYEKVVKCVEDLKKDG; via the coding sequence GTGGAGAGGTATTTAACACCTAGTGAGGTCGCTGAAATATTCGGCATGAGTAGGAGTGGTGTTATTAAGTGGATTAGGGAGGGAAAAATAAAGGCTGTTGAGATTAACGGTAGGTGGAGAATACCTTACAGCGAAATTGAAAGATTACTGTCTGGCGGTGGAAGGGTTAAACAAGTGGCAATTTATGCTCGAGTTTCATCAAACACACAAAAGGACGACTTGGAGAGGCAGTTGGACGCATTGAGAGAATGGGTTAAGAAAACTTTCGGAGAAGTGAGTGTAATAGAAATTAAGGATATAGGTTCTGGATTGAAAGAGGATAGAGAAGGTTTAAAGAAGTTAATAGAATTAGCCAAGAGGAGGCAAATTGACGCAGTAGTAGTAGCTTACAAGGACAGGCTAACGCGTTTCGGTTTCGAAGTGAAGTTATTCAAAGCATACGGAGCAAACGTAGTCGTAGCTTTCCAAGATGATAAGGATTACATGCAAGAGTTGGTTGAGGACTTTGTTGAAATCGTTAAATCGTTCGCCTCTAGAATTTACGGCCAAGAGTATGAGAAGGTGGTAAAATGTGTTGAAGACCTTAAAAAGGACGGTTAG
- a CDS encoding universal stress protein produces the protein MTYEPTYTVSLWFRKVLVPIDGSENSLRALDLAEDFSMRYGSKITVVYVCSQCDEVSHVKKKIEERIGQKIEYDFKVINMSKESSVANEILKTISEDTFDAIILGARGTSVNSDINIGSTALSVTANAPITVITVR, from the coding sequence ATGACATATGAGCCTACATATACAGTAAGTTTATGGTTTAGAAAAGTGCTTGTTCCAATTGATGGTTCTGAGAACAGTTTGAGGGCTTTGGATCTTGCAGAAGACTTTAGCATGAGATATGGGTCTAAGATAACAGTAGTATACGTATGCTCACAATGTGACGAGGTTTCACATGTCAAGAAAAAAATAGAGGAAAGAATTGGTCAGAAAATAGAATATGATTTTAAGGTTATTAATATGAGTAAAGAAAGTAGCGTTGCAAACGAAATTTTAAAAACAATTTCAGAAGATACTTTTGATGCCATAATATTAGGCGCTAGAGGAACTTCTGTAAATAGTGACATAAACATCGGATCTACAGCATTATCAGTTACTGCTAATGCACCTATAACTGTTATAACAGTTAGATAA
- a CDS encoding phosphoglycerate kinase, which produces MIKINDLLIPTLDDVDFSSKKILVRIDINSPVDPKTGNLLDDSRLKAYNSTIRELVEKGNSVVLISHQGRPGDNDFISLEEHAKILSKYLDTDVEFIEDVMGPYAREKIQNLEKGRVMLLDNVRFVSEELIEASPSQHAKSYLVRRLSPLFDGYVNDAFAASHRSQASLVGFPVVLKSSAGRLMEKEVSALAKIFNPDDYPKVFILGGGKVLDSVRIIENLVKKRLADRILTGGLIAELFAVAKGLDIGKDNIRVLEKLGILSLVPRARKILLMGGPIEIPVDFRVEKEGKVIEEPLNKLTGVIKDIGTTTTGIYSSFIKDAKVIVMRGPMGIIEDERFREGSKTLLVDALESSGYLIIGGGHMISMLGNVTVDSNKVHISTGGGALLLFLAGEKLPALEVLSTSGVK; this is translated from the coding sequence CTGATCAAGATAAATGATCTATTAATTCCTACTTTAGACGATGTTGATTTTAGTAGTAAAAAGATTCTCGTACGTATAGATATAAATTCACCAGTAGATCCTAAAACTGGTAATTTATTGGATGATTCGAGACTTAAGGCATATAATTCTACAATCAGAGAATTAGTAGAAAAGGGAAATTCTGTAGTTTTGATTTCACATCAGGGAAGACCTGGGGATAATGATTTTATATCGCTTGAGGAGCACGCCAAAATACTTTCCAAATATCTAGATACTGATGTGGAATTTATAGAAGACGTAATGGGGCCATATGCTAGAGAAAAAATACAAAATCTTGAGAAGGGTAGGGTCATGTTATTGGATAATGTTAGGTTTGTTTCAGAAGAGTTAATAGAAGCATCTCCTTCACAACATGCTAAGAGTTATTTAGTTAGAAGACTTTCTCCATTGTTTGATGGTTATGTGAACGATGCTTTTGCGGCTTCTCATAGAAGTCAGGCTAGTTTAGTTGGTTTTCCTGTAGTTTTGAAATCTAGTGCTGGTAGATTAATGGAGAAAGAAGTATCAGCATTAGCTAAGATATTTAATCCAGATGATTATCCTAAGGTCTTTATACTAGGTGGCGGCAAAGTTCTAGATAGTGTTAGAATAATAGAAAATTTAGTTAAAAAAAGATTAGCTGATAGAATACTTACAGGAGGCTTAATTGCTGAACTTTTTGCTGTAGCTAAGGGTCTCGATATAGGTAAGGATAATATTAGGGTTTTGGAAAAACTTGGAATATTATCTCTAGTACCTAGAGCAAGGAAAATACTTCTAATGGGAGGTCCCATAGAGATTCCAGTTGATTTTAGGGTAGAAAAGGAAGGCAAAGTTATAGAAGAGCCTTTAAATAAACTTACCGGCGTTATTAAAGATATAGGAACTACTACTACTGGTATATACTCGTCTTTTATAAAAGATGCTAAAGTAATAGTTATGAGAGGTCCAATGGGTATAATAGAAGATGAAAGATTTAGAGAAGGTAGTAAAACATTGTTAGTTGATGCTTTGGAAAGTTCAGGTTATCTTATAATTGGTGGAGGCCATATGATAAGCATGTTGGGAAATGTAACTGTAGACAGTAATAAAGTTCATATATCAACAGGAGGAGGAGCTTTACTTTTATTTTTAGCTGGAGAAAAACTTCCAGCATTAGAAGTTTTATCTACCTCTGGGGTGAAATAA
- a CDS encoding GNAT family N-acetyltransferase: MLSQLEKLFLTDHVRFAFEIYDLRFDKEYTEFKMTREGYLMIYRKFYPPRIILHADKECTVRELLSILKNEESKFVLFIEPKWSRLLNFPNMKIYPEILMTCDKPNVFRKENVRRLGIEDKEEILALYGQGLGDVLLQLLRDNKTTAYGLFLNSHLVSAAYTLIELENVAVIGGVLTKEELRNRGLATSVVSTLTKYLTKRGKVASLYVREDNSPAIHVYKKIGFKEYWKRLWISVNTDEKPL, translated from the coding sequence ATGCTAAGTCAATTAGAGAAGTTATTCCTTACGGATCATGTTAGATTCGCATTTGAGATTTACGACTTAAGGTTTGATAAGGAATATACTGAATTTAAGATGACTAGGGAAGGTTATTTAATGATATACAGAAAATTTTATCCACCAAGAATAATTCTTCACGCAGATAAGGAGTGCACTGTGAGGGAATTACTTTCAATATTAAAGAACGAGGAGAGTAAATTTGTTCTATTCATAGAACCAAAATGGTCACGGCTACTAAACTTTCCTAATATGAAAATTTATCCAGAAATATTAATGACTTGTGATAAACCTAACGTGTTCAGAAAAGAAAACGTGAGAAGACTAGGTATTGAAGATAAGGAGGAGATTTTAGCCCTTTATGGTCAAGGTCTGGGTGATGTATTACTCCAATTACTAAGAGACAACAAAACCACTGCATATGGACTGTTTTTAAATAGCCATCTAGTTTCAGCTGCATATACATTGATCGAGCTAGAGAACGTTGCTGTAATAGGAGGAGTCTTAACTAAGGAGGAGTTAAGGAATAGGGGCTTAGCAACTTCAGTCGTATCAACATTGACTAAATACCTTACTAAAAGAGGTAAGGTAGCGTCATTATACGTGAGAGAAGATAATAGTCCCGCAATTCATGTTTATAAGAAAATAGGGTTTAAAGAATATTGGAAAAGGTTATGGATATCTGTAAATACTGATGAAAAACCATTATAG
- a CDS encoding Zn-ribbon domain-containing OB-fold protein: MKIFPPQIWRNKETMYRLIAGKCEKCGNIIFPYRDVCNKCGSTKINKIKLSGRGTLLTYTTNYQQLPGLEKVTPTYIGLIRLDEGIEIVAPLTDIDEDLKDNTRVEATIRRVKSDSNNGLIEYGIKFRPVENE, translated from the coding sequence ATGAAGATCTTTCCACCACAAATATGGAGAAATAAAGAAACTATGTATAGATTAATTGCAGGAAAATGCGAAAAATGTGGCAACATAATATTCCCATATAGGGATGTATGCAATAAATGTGGATCTACGAAAATTAATAAAATAAAACTTAGTGGAAGAGGAACATTATTAACTTATACTACAAATTATCAACAGTTACCTGGATTAGAGAAAGTAACACCTACATATATAGGCTTAATAAGATTAGATGAAGGAATAGAAATCGTGGCTCCATTAACAGATATCGACGAAGATTTGAAAGATAACACGAGAGTAGAAGCTACAATTAGGAGAGTAAAATCAGATTCTAATAATGGTTTAATAGAGTATGGTATAAAATTTAGGCCGGTCGAAAATGAATAA
- the glyA gene encoding serine hydroxymethyltransferase, with translation MMEIPKELEKVIELTKEQNKWRRTETINLIASENVMSPIAESVYMSDFMSRYAEGKPFKRFYQGTKYVDEMETLAMDLLNEITPSKLSDLRPTSGTIANAAVFRVLANPGDKALITKVQAGAHVSHTRFGTLGALGIEHIEMPYDMENMNVDVEKASKMIEEVKPKFVVLGASLFLFPHPAKELAPIVHSVNSKLIYDAAHVYGLIAGKEWDNPLDEGADIMTISTHKTFPGPQGGAILSNNEEVFKQISKTIFPWFVSNHHLHRLPATAVTAIEMKYFGNEYASQIVKNAKALASSLAERGFKVIAEHLGYTRSHQIAVDVKKFGGGAKVAKMLEDVNIIVNKNLLPYDPPEAVSNPSGLRIGVQEMTRFGMKEGDMEEIADLMKQTVEGKDTNEIKKKVIEFRSRFLEPKYTFNVDLKNYSNKNIPMLI, from the coding sequence ATGATGGAAATTCCTAAAGAACTCGAAAAGGTAATTGAATTAACAAAAGAACAAAACAAATGGAGAAGGACGGAGACAATAAACCTTATTGCATCAGAAAACGTGATGAGCCCTATAGCTGAATCTGTTTATATGAGCGATTTTATGTCAAGATATGCTGAAGGAAAACCTTTCAAAAGATTCTATCAAGGAACGAAATATGTGGATGAAATGGAGACATTAGCTATGGATCTGCTTAATGAAATAACCCCAAGTAAGCTCTCGGACCTAAGACCGACAAGCGGAACCATAGCTAATGCTGCAGTATTTAGAGTTTTAGCTAACCCTGGAGATAAAGCCTTAATAACTAAAGTTCAAGCAGGTGCTCATGTAAGTCATACTAGGTTTGGAACTTTAGGAGCTTTGGGTATAGAACACATAGAAATGCCATACGATATGGAGAATATGAACGTTGATGTAGAAAAGGCATCAAAAATGATAGAAGAAGTTAAGCCTAAATTTGTAGTTTTAGGTGCTAGCTTATTTTTATTCCCTCATCCTGCAAAAGAATTAGCCCCAATAGTTCATTCTGTTAATTCAAAACTAATTTATGATGCAGCCCACGTTTATGGCCTAATAGCTGGTAAAGAATGGGATAACCCTCTTGACGAGGGAGCAGATATTATGACTATATCAACGCACAAAACTTTCCCTGGACCTCAAGGTGGCGCAATATTATCCAACAATGAAGAGGTGTTTAAACAAATATCAAAGACAATATTTCCGTGGTTTGTAAGTAACCATCACCTGCATAGATTGCCAGCTACCGCCGTAACTGCCATAGAAATGAAATATTTTGGGAACGAATATGCTTCTCAGATAGTTAAAAATGCTAAAGCATTAGCGTCGTCTTTAGCAGAAAGAGGTTTCAAAGTTATAGCAGAACATTTAGGTTATACTAGAAGCCATCAAATAGCCGTGGATGTCAAAAAATTCGGTGGTGGAGCAAAAGTAGCAAAAATGCTTGAAGATGTAAATATTATAGTAAATAAAAACTTATTACCTTATGATCCTCCAGAAGCTGTCTCAAATCCAAGCGGATTAAGAATAGGTGTTCAAGAGATGACAAGGTTCGGAATGAAAGAAGGAGATATGGAAGAAATAGCAGACTTAATGAAACAAACAGTAGAAGGTAAAGATACTAACGAAATCAAAAAGAAGGTTATAGAATTTAGAAGCAGATTCTTGGAACCAAAATATACATTCAATGTAGATCTAAAAAACTATTCAAATAAAAACATTCCAATGCTTATCTAA
- a CDS encoding MFS transporter, which translates to MNELSKSVLFSSLPSFISSVEATMILMVIPLIAKDFSITYIKASTILSIYIVTEVLLSIPFSLLAEKVGVKMVIILGTMIMALSSFLIIFSNSFLLILILRIFQGIGASMVLLTSLSYASLIGSDKERGKMIGLNHTIVSLGYVFGLPLGGIIAEINWKYLFAITSVLSFISLFLILSLNEVHAKSGLGINIIYTSLIFDGIILGLYYPLFLLLSLVGLVMTLWKIKLGKVFYLTSLSGFLHSITRNMIAAFFVFYLYSLHLPALIIGSLVLLYPLSFTFVSFYAGKLHDKYKLRVASFGFASMALSSLSLFFNVILGEFLLGASSGIATTSNTAYTMSSVRNKDRIVASGIRSVQGVVSNTIGLIIASYFRTFLTPYVEITVLLNLASLLILGIVIFSQANT; encoded by the coding sequence ATGAATGAATTATCTAAATCAGTCCTTTTCTCTTCATTACCTTCGTTTATCTCTTCAGTTGAAGCTACAATGATATTGATGGTCATTCCATTAATAGCTAAAGATTTTTCAATAACTTATATAAAAGCCTCAACTATATTGTCAATTTATATCGTCACTGAGGTCTTACTTTCCATTCCATTTTCACTTTTAGCCGAAAAAGTTGGAGTAAAAATGGTCATAATATTAGGGACAATGATAATGGCTTTATCGTCCTTTCTCATAATTTTTTCTAACTCTTTTTTACTTATACTCATTCTTAGGATTTTTCAGGGTATTGGGGCTTCAATGGTTCTTCTAACGTCTTTGTCTTACGCCAGTCTTATAGGCTCGGATAAAGAGAGAGGGAAAATGATAGGGTTAAATCACACTATAGTTAGCCTGGGTTACGTTTTTGGCTTACCCCTTGGAGGAATAATTGCTGAAATTAATTGGAAATACTTATTCGCGATAACATCGGTTCTTTCCTTTATCTCACTGTTCTTAATACTATCCCTTAACGAGGTACATGCAAAGTCGGGATTAGGGATTAATATAATTTATACTTCGCTAATATTCGACGGTATAATCTTAGGACTATATTACCCACTGTTCTTATTACTATCCTTAGTAGGTCTAGTTATGACTTTGTGGAAAATAAAGTTAGGTAAAGTATTTTATTTAACTAGTCTTTCGGGCTTTTTACACTCAATTACAAGGAATATGATAGCCGCTTTCTTTGTATTTTATTTATACTCCTTACATTTACCTGCTCTAATCATTGGCTCTTTAGTTCTCCTTTACCCTCTTTCCTTTACATTTGTCTCATTTTACGCTGGTAAGCTTCACGATAAGTATAAGTTAAGGGTTGCGTCTTTCGGTTTTGCCTCAATGGCCTTATCCTCCTTGTCTCTTTTCTTCAACGTCATTTTGGGAGAATTTTTACTGGGTGCCTCCTCTGGAATTGCTACTACTTCAAACACTGCTTATACAATGTCTTCAGTTAGGAATAAGGATAGAATAGTAGCCTCTGGAATAAGAAGCGTTCAAGGAGTTGTAAGTAATACTATAGGGTTAATTATTGCCTCATATTTCAGAACGTTCTTGACTCCTTACGTCGAGATTACAGTCCTTCTAAACTTAGCGTCACTTCTTATCTTAGGTATTGTTATCTTTTCCCAAGCAAACACCTAG